Proteins from one Mesorhizobium sp. M9A.F.Ca.ET.002.03.1.2 genomic window:
- a CDS encoding sugar ABC transporter permease, translated as MAAQIFSAIFVIIAGVGGCVAYFWGANRLVDVIFPSRGVKGAAAIDNLRRQGLIRPWLFVGPAMIILTIYLIYPVVETLRLSFLDRGGADFVGFANYEWAFGDREFRSSILNNIIWLAVVPAACTFLGLIIAVLTDKIWWGTIAKSLIFLPLAISFVGASVIWKFIYEYRGEGQTQIGLLNAIIQYFGGQPQVWISLPFWNNFFLMIILIWIQTGFAMVILSSALRGIPEETLEAAVIDGANPFQIFWKIMVPQIWGTIAVVWTTITILVLKVFDIVLTMTNGQWNSQVLANLMFDWMFRGGGDFGRGATIAIIIMIAVIPIMVWNIRQANKETGGH; from the coding sequence GTGGCGGCTCAGATTTTCTCGGCCATATTCGTCATCATCGCCGGCGTCGGCGGCTGTGTCGCCTATTTCTGGGGCGCCAACAGATTGGTGGACGTCATCTTCCCGTCGCGCGGCGTCAAGGGTGCAGCAGCCATCGACAATCTGCGCCGGCAGGGGCTGATCCGGCCGTGGCTATTCGTCGGCCCAGCCATGATCATCCTCACCATCTACCTGATCTACCCTGTCGTGGAGACGCTCAGGCTGTCGTTCCTCGATCGCGGCGGCGCCGATTTCGTCGGCTTCGCCAACTATGAATGGGCGTTCGGCGACCGCGAGTTCCGCAGCTCCATCCTCAACAACATCATCTGGCTGGCGGTCGTACCCGCCGCCTGCACCTTCCTCGGGCTGATCATCGCCGTGCTCACCGACAAGATCTGGTGGGGAACCATCGCCAAGAGCCTGATCTTCCTGCCGCTCGCCATCTCCTTCGTCGGCGCCAGCGTCATCTGGAAATTCATCTACGAATATCGCGGCGAAGGCCAGACGCAGATCGGCCTGCTCAACGCCATCATCCAGTATTTCGGCGGCCAGCCGCAGGTCTGGATATCATTGCCGTTCTGGAACAATTTCTTCCTGATGATCATCCTGATCTGGATCCAGACCGGCTTTGCCATGGTCATCCTGTCGTCGGCCTTGCGGGGAATTCCCGAAGAGACGCTGGAAGCGGCTGTCATCGACGGCGCCAATCCGTTCCAGATATTCTGGAAGATCATGGTGCCGCAGATCTGGGGCACGATCGCCGTCGTGTGGACCACCATCACCATCCTGGTGCTGAAGGTTTTCGACATCGTGCTGACAATGACCAACGGCCAATGGAACAGCCAGGTTCTGGCCAATCTGATGTTCGACTGGATGTTCCGCGGCGGCGGCGATTTCGGCCGCGGCGCCACCATAGCCATCATCATCATGATCGCGGTCATTCCGATCATGGTCTGGAACATCCGCCAGGCCAACAAAGAGACGGGAGGACATTGA
- a CDS encoding substrate-binding domain-containing protein, with the protein MNLKQLSHMLALSQTTVSRALNGYPEVNEETRRRVIDAAKRHGYRPNPSARRLATGKTGMIGYVLPTGTAVDIDPHFVEFLSGLGDYARSHELDLVLSPADADDQETTYRRIVANRQVDAVYISSPRPADRRVALVNTLGIPFIVHGRSEGLDFDYPFTDIDNEGAFHEAARLLIQLGHRRLALINGDNRETFAIHRERGVRRALAASGLVLGQDHVCSLAMTEENGYRAARRLLERSDAPTAIACSSLIMALGVVRAVRDLGLTIPGDLSLIAHDDVFPWLKPENFSVPLSTTRSSIRSAGARVAERLAARISGLEAGARGEVWPVDLVVRGSVAGAPTYGVKTQSG; encoded by the coding sequence GTGAACCTCAAACAGCTCTCCCACATGCTGGCGCTTTCGCAGACAACGGTAAGCCGCGCGCTGAACGGCTACCCCGAAGTCAACGAGGAAACGCGCCGGCGGGTGATCGACGCCGCCAAGCGCCACGGCTACCGCCCCAACCCGAGCGCGCGTCGGCTGGCGACCGGAAAGACCGGGATGATCGGCTATGTCCTGCCGACCGGGACGGCCGTCGACATCGATCCGCATTTCGTCGAATTCCTGTCCGGTCTCGGCGACTACGCCCGTTCGCACGAACTCGACCTGGTGCTGTCGCCGGCCGATGCCGACGACCAGGAGACGACCTACCGGCGTATCGTCGCCAACCGGCAGGTCGACGCTGTCTACATCTCCTCGCCAAGGCCCGCCGACCGGCGGGTGGCGCTGGTCAACACGCTCGGCATCCCGTTCATCGTCCACGGCCGCAGCGAAGGCCTCGATTTCGATTACCCCTTCACCGACATCGACAATGAGGGCGCCTTCCATGAGGCGGCACGGCTGCTCATCCAGCTAGGTCACCGGCGGCTGGCGCTGATCAACGGCGACAACCGCGAGACCTTCGCCATTCACCGCGAGCGTGGCGTGCGCCGGGCGCTGGCGGCGAGCGGTCTGGTGCTTGGCCAAGACCATGTCTGTTCCCTCGCCATGACCGAGGAGAACGGCTACCGCGCCGCCAGACGGTTGCTCGAGCGCAGCGATGCGCCGACCGCGATCGCCTGCTCTAGCCTGATCATGGCGCTCGGCGTCGTGCGCGCGGTGCGCGATCTCGGCCTGACCATTCCCGGCGACCTGTCGCTGATCGCCCATGACGACGTCTTCCCCTGGCTGAAGCCGGAGAATTTCTCCGTGCCGTTGTCGACGACGCGTTCGTCGATCCGTTCGGCCGGCGCGCGCGTCGCCGAACGGCTGGCGGCGCGGATTTCCGGATTGGAGGCGGGCGCCCGCGGCGAGGTCTGGCCGGTCGACCTGGTGGTCAGGGGATCGGTCGCCGGCGCGCCGACATATGGGGTCAAAACTCAATCAGGCTGA
- a CDS encoding anti-sigma factor, with translation MSAAEKMSRRDEMETLLPFYLNGSLEGAELEAIEEWLANDPAALAALGEAEAEFSGTAAANEAIRPPADALGRFARALDAEAGPARAPAASSLMAQVWGRFLAVPAGVAWAAAAALLALVVVQSFEQPGGMGGDFEVAGQQGDLAKMPFVLVKFKPDAKMADIAVFLGENQIKIAGGPTADGVFRLGIPATTAADYEKVLGLIAAQPFAEAVVEGRKPGDGG, from the coding sequence ATGAGCGCCGCTGAAAAGATGTCGCGCCGCGACGAAATGGAGACGCTGCTGCCGTTCTATCTGAACGGCTCGCTGGAAGGTGCGGAACTCGAAGCCATCGAGGAATGGCTGGCGAACGACCCGGCAGCGCTTGCCGCCCTCGGCGAGGCCGAGGCCGAGTTCTCCGGCACCGCTGCCGCCAATGAGGCGATCCGCCCGCCGGCCGATGCGCTCGGCCGCTTCGCCCGGGCGCTCGACGCCGAGGCCGGTCCTGCGCGCGCGCCGGCGGCATCGTCCTTAATGGCGCAGGTGTGGGGCCGCTTCTTGGCGGTACCCGCCGGCGTCGCCTGGGCCGCAGCCGCCGCTCTGCTGGCGCTTGTCGTGGTGCAGTCGTTTGAGCAGCCCGGCGGCATGGGCGGCGATTTCGAGGTTGCCGGCCAGCAAGGCGATCTGGCGAAAATGCCGTTCGTGCTGGTGAAGTTCAAGCCGGATGCGAAGATGGCCGACATTGCCGTCTTTCTCGGCGAAAACCAGATAAAGATCGCCGGCGGGCCGACCGCCGACGGCGTCTTCCGCCTTGGCATCCCGGCCACGACCGCGGCCGATTATGAAAAAGTGCTCGGCCTCATTGCCGCCCAGCCATTCGCGGAAGCTGTGGTCGAGGGGAGGAAACCGGGCGATGGCGGCTAG
- a CDS encoding carbohydrate ABC transporter permease, whose translation MAVSTGKSFASRFGVHIAVFIFVAIWTVPTLGILVSSLRDKDQIIASGWWNSFASSTQTEAGRLPPASEQVEKDGKFVLEGNIFGDDPARDISAFGVKSAAPTQYPAGTTADLGDGETLQLNADGSFVMASPKAFEGKRGQRVYYASSAPPKFTTDNYDTVLFSEGIGRSFMNSLTVTIPATVIPILIAAFAAYALAWMRFPGRALLIAVIIGLLVVPLQMSLIPLLKLYNGVGSFFGVPSKTYLGIWLAHTGFGLPFAIYLLRSYIAGLPREIMESARIDGASDFEIFVKIVLPLSFPVLASFAIFQFLWVWNDLLVAMVFLGTEGDQIVLTAKLNALLGSRGGDWEILTTSAFITIVVPLIVFFSLQRYFVRGLLAGSVKGG comes from the coding sequence ATGGCCGTGTCGACCGGAAAGTCCTTTGCCAGCCGTTTCGGCGTCCATATAGCGGTCTTCATCTTCGTCGCGATCTGGACCGTGCCGACGCTCGGCATTCTCGTCTCGTCGCTGCGCGACAAGGATCAGATCATCGCCTCGGGCTGGTGGAACTCGTTCGCCAGTTCCACCCAGACGGAAGCGGGCCGGCTGCCACCCGCCTCGGAGCAAGTCGAGAAGGACGGCAAGTTCGTCCTCGAAGGCAACATCTTCGGCGACGATCCAGCCCGCGACATCAGCGCCTTCGGCGTCAAGTCGGCGGCGCCGACGCAATATCCAGCCGGCACGACAGCCGATCTCGGCGACGGCGAGACCTTGCAGCTCAACGCCGACGGCAGTTTCGTCATGGCCTCACCGAAGGCCTTCGAGGGCAAGCGCGGCCAGCGCGTCTACTACGCCTCGTCGGCGCCGCCGAAATTCACCACCGACAATTACGATACGGTGCTGTTTTCGGAAGGCATCGGCCGCTCCTTCATGAATTCGCTGACCGTCACCATTCCGGCGACCGTCATCCCGATCCTGATCGCGGCGTTCGCGGCCTATGCACTGGCCTGGATGCGCTTCCCCGGCCGGGCGCTGCTCATCGCGGTCATCATCGGCCTCCTGGTCGTGCCGCTGCAGATGTCGCTGATCCCGCTGCTGAAGCTCTACAACGGCGTCGGCAGCTTCTTCGGCGTGCCATCGAAAACCTATCTCGGCATCTGGCTGGCGCATACCGGCTTCGGCCTGCCCTTCGCCATCTATCTCCTGAGAAGCTACATTGCCGGCCTGCCGCGCGAAATCATGGAATCGGCGCGCATCGACGGCGCCAGCGATTTCGAGATCTTCGTCAAGATCGTGCTGCCTTTGTCGTTTCCGGTGCTGGCCTCCTTCGCCATCTTCCAGTTCCTCTGGGTGTGGAACGACCTTTTGGTCGCGATGGTCTTCCTCGGTACCGAGGGGGATCAGATCGTGCTGACCGCCAAGCTCAACGCGTTGCTCGGCTCGCGCGGCGGCGACTGGGAGATCCTGACGACGTCGGCCTTCATCACCATTGTCGTGCCGCTGATCGTGTTCTTCTCGCTACAGCGCTATTTCGTCCGCGGGCTGCTCGCCGGTTCGGTGAAGGGAGGTTGA
- a CDS encoding RNA methyltransferase: MEEKTESKKSVRKRADEIKPFRCKHLIAVLENPTDVKNIGTVIRNVNALGVEKVYVVDPRRSLPDDWQDLRDRKSVSKTSVSAVKWTFIKRFDSTSECFDHLERKGFKSIVTSPHVKGKASIFLHEGDYTAHAKLAVWFGSEAIGISDLAIERSEMCVCIPMFGMIESLNLGTSSGIVLYEVTKQRREYQSKYRRRDRKGERSTPLPTVLPQRPSLESNSLAQPD, from the coding sequence ATGGAAGAAAAAACTGAATCGAAGAAATCGGTCCGCAAGCGTGCCGATGAAATTAAGCCGTTTCGCTGCAAACATCTGATTGCCGTCTTGGAGAATCCGACTGATGTGAAGAATATTGGAACGGTAATCCGAAACGTGAATGCCTTGGGTGTCGAGAAGGTCTATGTGGTCGACCCTCGCCGATCCCTGCCTGACGATTGGCAGGATTTGCGCGATCGGAAATCGGTTTCAAAGACCTCTGTCTCCGCAGTGAAATGGACGTTCATAAAGCGATTCGACAGCACCAGTGAGTGCTTCGACCATCTCGAAAGAAAAGGATTCAAGTCGATCGTTACGTCGCCGCATGTGAAAGGCAAGGCCAGCATTTTTCTTCATGAAGGCGACTATACGGCTCACGCCAAACTTGCGGTGTGGTTCGGCAGTGAAGCGATTGGCATCAGCGATCTGGCTATCGAAAGAAGCGAGATGTGCGTCTGCATTCCGATGTTTGGTATGATCGAAAGCCTTAACCTCGGAACAAGTTCAGGGATCGTTTTGTATGAAGTCACAAAACAGAGGCGCGAATATCAGAGCAAGTACAGGCGGCGCGACCGAAAGGGGGAGCGCTCCACCCCGTTACCAACCGTTCTCCCCCAAAGGCCGAGTTTAGAGTCGAACTCGCTTGCTCAGCCTGATTGA
- a CDS encoding S8 family serine peptidase has product MTIAAAPALAQTDDPKRTQAEIDCLNRTTAADCVEYDTKDDSGETPGAGSAATGAVFLPALIVDLFPNPVDYGQTPLPTPNPRRDPASGALPPPVPPADAAAIQATAPGGPIVSPSDLVAAAPPRAIVGDFVPDEVLVTVDGDAVQQIAASFGLEVRSQRQSQLLGTTLVRFGIPDGRPVGVVLAQLAADGRTTRREPNHIYSLQQAAGIVNYAFERIALDAREASGENVRIAVVDTAIDDSNPALSGVIANQFDAMPDVPIEARDHGTSIDGLIAGVGALKGMAPGARIYHARAFEGGKSSMDVILAALDWAASQDVRIINMSFVGPKNDLLGVACRNARVLGIVLVAAAGNNGPKAPYGYPAAFDGVIAVTATDAKDGLMQQANRGAYVFLSAPGVEMVAPSGAGSDVVTGTSFAAAIVTGAIANLLHAAPDRSADWVEKALAATARDLGPEGRDNDFGYGLLDTKAAEAAKE; this is encoded by the coding sequence ATGACAATCGCCGCTGCGCCTGCCTTGGCGCAGACCGATGATCCGAAACGAACCCAGGCGGAAATCGACTGCCTCAACCGGACGACGGCGGCCGACTGCGTCGAGTACGATACGAAGGATGACAGCGGCGAGACGCCCGGCGCAGGTTCCGCCGCGACAGGCGCGGTCTTTCTTCCCGCGCTGATCGTCGACCTGTTCCCCAATCCGGTTGACTACGGCCAGACTCCGCTGCCGACGCCCAATCCACGCCGCGATCCGGCCAGCGGCGCGCTACCGCCGCCGGTCCCGCCCGCCGATGCGGCAGCGATACAGGCCACAGCCCCAGGCGGTCCGATCGTTTCGCCCTCCGATCTCGTCGCGGCCGCGCCGCCGCGCGCGATCGTCGGCGATTTCGTGCCCGACGAGGTGCTGGTGACGGTGGACGGCGACGCCGTCCAGCAGATCGCCGCCTCCTTCGGCCTCGAGGTGCGCTCGCAGCGCCAGTCTCAGCTGCTCGGCACCACGCTGGTGCGCTTCGGCATTCCCGATGGCCGCCCGGTCGGCGTCGTGCTGGCTCAGCTTGCCGCCGACGGCCGCACCACGCGGCGCGAGCCCAACCATATCTACTCGCTGCAGCAAGCGGCCGGCATCGTCAACTATGCCTTCGAGCGTATCGCGCTCGATGCGAGAGAGGCCAGCGGCGAGAATGTACGCATCGCTGTCGTCGACACCGCCATCGACGACAGCAATCCGGCGCTCTCCGGCGTTATCGCCAATCAGTTCGACGCCATGCCCGATGTGCCGATCGAGGCGCGCGATCACGGCACCTCGATCGACGGCCTGATCGCCGGCGTCGGCGCGCTCAAAGGCATGGCGCCGGGCGCCAGGATCTATCATGCCCGCGCCTTCGAGGGCGGCAAGTCGAGCATGGACGTCATCCTTGCGGCGCTCGACTGGGCGGCAAGCCAAGATGTCCGCATCATCAATATGAGCTTCGTCGGCCCGAAAAACGACCTGCTCGGCGTCGCCTGCCGCAATGCACGCGTCTTGGGCATCGTGCTGGTCGCCGCCGCCGGTAACAACGGGCCGAAGGCGCCCTACGGCTACCCGGCCGCCTTCGACGGCGTCATCGCGGTGACCGCAACCGATGCGAAGGACGGGCTGATGCAGCAGGCCAATCGCGGCGCCTACGTCTTCCTCTCCGCCCCCGGCGTCGAGATGGTGGCGCCGAGCGGGGCCGGCTCCGACGTGGTCACCGGCACCTCGTTCGCCGCGGCGATCGTGACCGGCGCCATCGCCAATCTGTTGCATGCCGCGCCCGACCGCTCCGCCGACTGGGTCGAGAAGGCGCTGGCCGCCACGGCCAGGGATCTCGGCCCCGAGGGGCGGGACAATGATTTCGGCTATGGGCTGCTGGATACGAAGGCGGCCGAGGCGGCGAAAGAATAG
- a CDS encoding ABC transporter substrate-binding protein: MKKMLLLGAAFVTLALGAPAQAELKFKPGEDPRFNWANYEELKKVDLKGETLSIFGPWRGEDEGLIRTVLDYFSEATGAQIKYSSSENYEQQIVIDTQAGSPPNIAVLPQPGLIQDLASKGLLTPLGDDTANWIKDNYGAGQSWVDLGTFNDKDGKPGFFAFPYKADVKSLVWYSPDNFEEADYEVPKTQEELAELEKKIIADGGTPWCIGLGSGGATGWPATDWVEDIMLRTQTPETYDKWVKDEIPFNDPAVVNAIDIFGKIATDDKMVEGGAKAVAATDFRDSPKGLFSVPPKCYLHHQASFIPTFFPEGTEVGQDVDFFYYPPYASKADLGTPVLGAGTLAMITKDSKAARAFIEFLKMPLAHEIWMAQGGFVTPLKSVNNDAYASEALKKQGAILAEASTFRFDGSDLMPGKIGAGAFWTGMIDLVGGKSAQDVATDIQKSWDAIK; the protein is encoded by the coding sequence ATGAAGAAAATGCTTTTGCTGGGCGCCGCGTTTGTCACGCTCGCCCTGGGCGCGCCGGCGCAAGCCGAACTGAAGTTCAAGCCGGGTGAGGACCCCCGCTTCAACTGGGCGAACTACGAAGAGCTCAAGAAGGTCGACCTCAAGGGCGAGACGCTGTCGATCTTCGGGCCATGGCGCGGCGAGGACGAGGGCCTCATCCGCACCGTTCTCGACTATTTCTCGGAGGCCACCGGCGCCCAGATCAAATACTCCTCGTCGGAAAATTACGAACAGCAGATCGTCATCGACACGCAGGCCGGCAGCCCGCCCAACATCGCCGTGCTGCCGCAGCCGGGCCTGATCCAGGACCTGGCGTCCAAGGGCCTGCTGACGCCGCTCGGCGACGATACCGCCAACTGGATCAAGGACAATTACGGCGCCGGCCAGTCATGGGTCGATCTCGGCACCTTCAACGACAAGGACGGCAAGCCGGGCTTCTTCGCCTTCCCCTACAAGGCCGACGTGAAATCGCTGGTCTGGTACTCGCCCGACAATTTCGAGGAAGCCGACTACGAGGTGCCGAAGACGCAGGAAGAGCTCGCCGAGCTCGAAAAGAAGATCATCGCCGACGGCGGCACGCCATGGTGCATCGGGCTCGGTTCGGGCGGCGCCACCGGCTGGCCGGCGACCGACTGGGTCGAGGACATCATGCTGCGCACCCAAACGCCCGAAACCTACGACAAGTGGGTGAAGGACGAGATTCCGTTCAACGATCCCGCGGTGGTCAACGCCATCGACATTTTCGGCAAGATCGCGACCGATGACAAGATGGTCGAGGGCGGCGCCAAGGCGGTTGCGGCGACCGACTTCCGCGATAGCCCGAAAGGCCTCTTCTCGGTGCCGCCGAAATGCTATCTGCATCATCAGGCGTCGTTCATCCCGACCTTCTTCCCGGAAGGCACCGAGGTCGGCCAGGACGTCGACTTCTTCTATTACCCGCCCTACGCCTCCAAGGCCGACCTCGGCACCCCGGTGCTCGGCGCCGGCACGCTTGCCATGATCACCAAGGACTCCAAGGCCGCGCGCGCGTTCATCGAGTTCCTGAAGATGCCGCTCGCCCATGAGATCTGGATGGCCCAGGGCGGGTTCGTGACGCCGCTGAAGTCGGTCAACAACGACGCTTATGCCAGCGAGGCGCTGAAGAAGCAGGGCGCAATCCTCGCCGAGGCCTCGACCTTCCGCTTCGACGGGTCCGACCTGATGCCGGGCAAGATCGGCGCCGGCGCCTTCTGGACCGGCATGATCGATCTCGTCGGCGGCAAGTCCGCCCAGGACGTCGCCACCGACATCCAGAAGAGCTGGGACGCGATCAAGTAG